The following coding sequences lie in one Arachis ipaensis cultivar K30076 chromosome B03, Araip1.1, whole genome shotgun sequence genomic window:
- the LOC107632724 gene encoding probable CCR4-associated factor 1 homolog 11 → MTRIHDERGQLQQPPRVFLIPPPMVVGFPPFYGAAQPRFVERLPLLEPSPNSSVVIRQVWAANADSEFRIISSLIDKYRFVSIDTEFPGVVIRPRNKSYRSLVPEETYQVMKANVDALKIIQLGLTLSDEHGNLPDLGTNNRTHYIWQFNFRDFNLMRDIHAKDSVALLRSQGIDFARNAVAGVSSVHFAKLAAASGLLFNKALTWVTFHGAYDIGYLVKILTWGVLPTRLEEFLELVKELFGGNTYDVKHVMRFCNGLYGGLEKVADTLHVDQVAGKCHQAGSDSLLTCHTFHKIRESYFLANDDGFREYVNVFFGLEIAKA, encoded by the coding sequence ATGacgaggatccatgatgaacgaggACAACTTCAACAACCACCTAGAGTTTTTCTTATCCCACCgcccatggttgttggttttccGCCCTTTTATGGCGCCGCTCAGCCAAGGTTTGTGGAACGGCTGCCACTTCTAGAGCCCAGTCCCAACAGTTCCGTTGTGATCAGGCAAGTGTGGGCTGCCAACGCTGATTCCGAGTTCCGAATCATAAGCAGCCTTATTGACAAATATCGATTTGTCTCTATTGACACTGAATTCCCCGGCGTAGTAATCCGGCCCCGCAACAAGAGCTACCGGAGTCTTGTTCCAGAGGAAACTTACCAAGTCATGAAGGCCAATGTGGACGCGCTCAAAATCATCCAGCTTGGACTCACTCTCTCCGATGAGCACGGCAACCTCCCTGACCTAGGAACCAACAACAGAACTCACTACATCTGGCAGTTCAATTTCCGAGACTTCAACCTCATGCGTGACATTCACGCAAAAGACTCTGTGGCACTCCTACGCAGCCAGGGCATCGACTTTGCACGCAATGCAGTGGCTGGAGTTTCTTCGGTGCATTTTGCGAAGTTGGCAGCAGCATCCGGGCTGCTGTTCAACAAAGCACTGACATGGGTCACATTCCATGGTGCTTATGATATTGGATATTTGGTGAAGATTCTGACGTGGGGTGTTCTTCCGACGCGCTTGGAGGAGTTCTTGGAGCTTGTGAAAGAGctgtttgggggaaatacttacgATGTGAAGCATGTGATGAGGTTCTGCAATGGCCTCTATGGCGGTTTGGAAAAGGTGGCTGACACACTTCACGTAGACCAAGTTGCTGGGAAGTGCCATCAGGCCGGGTCTGATAGCTTGCTCACCTGCCACACCTTTCACAAGATTAGAGAATCTTATTTTTTGGCTAATGATGATGGGTTTAGGGAATACGTTAATGTATTTTTTGGGTTGGAAATTGCAAAAGCTTAA